Sequence from the Maribellus comscasis genome:
TTTACAGGCCTGGTATAAATATCATCTATCTTTTGTTTGAATGCCCGGTTTAATATTTCAGGTGTTTTCGTATCGCATAAAACGATGTATGGAATTTCATTTTTTTTGTCAAAATTTTCAACAAACGACTGGTGGAAGTCCAGACCATTTCTTCCCGGTATTTCATACTCACTTATTACACCGTCAGTACTCGCGTTATTCCGGTCAACCCAGGCCGATGCCTGCAGCGGGTTGGGGAAGCTTTTAAAATTTACTGCTCCATTCACTGAAGTGAATTTTTCAATAATATTTTTATCTTCTCCAATGTAGACAAGATTTAATTTTCCGTCTTTCATAAAAGTAGGTTTACCTTTCCAGTATTCTTTCAATCCTGATTTGGAGTTCTTCCGGATTAAATGGTTTTACCAGATAATCTTCAGCTCCCATTTTTAAACATTTTATTCTATCGGTACTACTGTCTTTACTACTTAAAACTACTATCGGAATGTCCCTGAAAAAGCCACTTTCCTTTACACGGCTGATCAACTCAAATCCATCGAGGTTGGGCATCTGCAAATCTGTAATAATCAGATCAGGAATGTTGCCTTCCTGTAACCACGAGAGTGCCTGAAGTCCATCTTCTTTGGTTGTTACTTCAAATGTTTTACTCAAAAATTGAACTATAAGTCTGCTGATTGAAGGTTTGTCGTCGACAATTAGAATTTTTTTCATTTTGATGTATGGTTTGCAAATAGAGATTTCTCAATCACAAACAAAAATAAACAATATTTTGAATTGCAAAACTTATTCAATGTTTTATTAATGAGATATTTAAGTTTGATTCTGATTTTCATTGGGGTAAAAGAAAAATTTGCTGTAAAAAAAAGCAATGGTCTCGCTAATTACAGTGCGGGCACCTTTACTTGTTTTCCACCATTTTTTTAGTTCGTAAGAATTATCTTCGATAGCATAAACACCCACTTTAAAGTTATCTCCCAATGCCTTCTGAAATAAAAGCATACTTCGTCGGGAATGACATCCCGTTGAAACAACATCTACTTTTGCTTTTTTTATATTTTGATCTTCAAAATAGGACTTCAATGTAAGACCTGAGGTATATGTTCTGTTTCTTAGAACATTTCCACCCGGAATTGCTATAACTTTTGTACTGTCAAATTCCAACTCAAGGAAAGTTGCCCGGGTTAGTTCGGCCAATGTCTTTTTTTCTTCAAGATAATATCCAACCGAAAGCTTACCACCTGTTGTAAATATTAATTTATAATTGTTTGTATTAAAATATTCAATCGCTCTTTTTACAGAATAATCGGACATACTGCCGTCAAGAACCAGATAGTCGCCATAAACTGGTTTACTTTTGCTCAAATACAAAGGCATTTGAAACATAAAAAAATAGAAAAATAGAAATAGTATTCCGAGTAGTAAAAATTTTGCAGGCCATGTTAAAACGGTACATTCTTTCTTTTTTGTCAATTTAAATCGGGTCATACAAGCATTGTATATTTCAAATTAACTAAAAATGCAGGACACTAAAAATTAACTTTAAGGATAATTTGAAAAATCAAAACCCAAATATAAAATATCGGTTACTCAAAATCAAGGCACGGGCTTTTTACAATTTTTACGGCGTTTATTTAGTTTCTAAAAAGTATTTTTTCAGAGGTGTTATTTACAGGAGTTTGACTCACTCCCTAAATATGCAAATAGCTATTCTTCCAAATTAAGTTTTGAAAAATCAAACTGGTTATAACAGCTGATGTAGTAGTCTGCGATTTTATTTTCTACCTTACTGTTAGGGCTGTCAAAAATAGCAATTGTTTTCATGCCTGCTTTTTTTGCCGCTAATAATCCTGAAAAAGAGTCTTCAATTGCTACGCAGTTTTCCGGTTTTACATTTAATTTTTCAGCAGTGGTCAGGTAAACAAAAGGATGTGGTTTGCCTTCCAATTCATGTTCCGCCGACGAAGTGGCATCAAAGTACTCAGTAAGTGCCAGCTTTTCCAATACGACCGGAATCAATACTGAAGGTGAATTTGTTGCCAAACCAATTTTATATCCCCTGGAATTTAGAACTTTTATAAATTTTTCAATACCGGAAATAGCTTGTCCTTCATTTTTGATAAAGTGTGCAACGCGCTCTACTACACCATTTTCTACTTCATCTAACGTTTTGTGTTTCCACGGATATTTACTGTACCAAAAATTTGTTACTTCTGTGGTGGTCATCGACTGTGTAACGGAACATAATTCTTCTGACAGTTTTACCCCAATAGATGAAAAGACTTCTTTTTCAGCTCTTTTCCATATCTCTTCAGAGTCAATAATAACTCCATCCATGTCAAAAATGAAAGCTTCAATCTTATCTTTTGTTTTTTGAATCATATTTTGTTTTGTACAATCTTAGCGCATTTTTATAAAACGTTTCATTTCAGCAATTAATTCTTCATGTCTTTCCTCGATAAGCAGATGTCCACTGTTGGGAATTGTTTTTAATTGGCTACCTGCAATCATTTTATTCAATTCAACCCCTTTTTCTGCTGGTATCCATTGGTCATCTTTTCCCCACAAAATTAATGTTGGTGTGTTTATCGTTCTGTATTTGTCTTGTATTTCATCGGTATATTTTGAATTGGCTTGTGCAATTTGCCTGTAAAATGCAGCTTTGCCTTTTTCTCCTTTCCATGGTTTAATAATTCCTTCAATGGTTTCCTTGTTTAATTCTTTGTATGCAGCAGTTTTAATGTAGGCTTCAACAATTGCTTCATGAATATAATCCGGCAACTCCGAAAAGACTTCTTTGTGTTCATTTACCTGATTAAAAAACGGAGAACCCCAGGGAGAAATTGCCACAGGATCTATTACGACTAACTTTTCAAAGGATTTATTATCTACTAAATGCGCTCTTAGCACTGTTGTTCCGCCAAAATCATGACCAATTGCAATGGGATGCTCAAGTTTCCAAAAGTCGATAAGAGCAGCTAAAACCTTGTTTTGAATTCCAAGTGAAACATCGTTTTCAGATTTATCTGATTGCCCGTAGCCTAGCAAATCGAAATAATAGACTTTGTATTCATCGGATAATCCTTTTATTAAATGTCTCAGGTTAAACGAAGACCAGGGAGTTCCATGAACTATAATGATTGCTTTTCCCTGTCCCTGAACTCCCCAGCGAACCTCTCTCCCTTCAAAGTCAAAACTATTTTCTAAAATCCAATCTTCCATAAATACTGTTTTATCTTCAGTTCTAATGATTAATATCAGCCATTCCAATTGTTGATTTCAGTTGAATCATTTCACCGAGTAGCCTGGTGTTGGGGACCAATTCGGGCATTCCCATTTTATCAGCCAGCCTTGAGATTTCAAGGTTTAAACTCTCTATTTCAGTTCTCCTGTTATTTCTAATATCTTCGTAGGTCGAAATAAGCTGCCCGTCGGCCCGCCTGCTTATTAATAGTAATTTTTCTTCAATTTTTTTTTGACCAAGAGTGATTCCACATTTATTAGCCACATCAATACATTCGGCAATAATCGTTTTTGCCAGCTTAGTTGCTTCTCTGTTGCGGTGGAAGATTCCGTTATCGGTTTCAAGTAACGGACAGATTGAATTAAATGCACAATTTATAATTACCTTTTCCCAGACCATGTTCAAAATATCAGGTTCACTTTTAAAACCAAAATACGAGGTGCTGATTTGATTAACTATTGCATTTTGATTTGAGTTTTTTCCTCGCATATTTCCAAGAGGAGAATCTGTAACCATTTTAAAAGAAATCGTATTGTCGCTTGTTAGTTGGCTGGTCGAGAACAGAACACAACGAAAAACATTCTCGAAAGTGGCAAATGGCTTTTCAATATTGAGCCCGTTTTGAAGTAACACCACAGAAAAGTTACTTCCTTTGTTTTTTAGTCTTTGGGCAATTTCTGTATTGGCAAAAGCTTTGGCAGTAATCAATACAATGCCACTAATTTCTTTTAAATTACAAAAAGTTGTTGTGGTTATTTTTTGCTGAAATATCTGGTTTTCCTGATTGGTTACTGTTATTACTTTCTTTTCAGCAGGTTTATTATCCACACTGCCTCTAACAAGAACAACGTCTTTACTCTCATGTTGTAGAAAAACGGCCAATGCTTTTCCAATTGCTCCTGCACCAACGATATAAATTTTATCCTTTCTCATATATTTTGAATCTGTTTGAAGATAATTTTATAGCTTCCCTTTATTTAACACAACAATATATATCAGGTTTATATTTTTATGGAAGTACCTAAATTCGATCTCTATCCGATTTCGCCAATACAATAAGACGACAGAATGAAGGAGAACCTTTGTGTGAGTTCAATCCGGGAGATGTTTGACTTCGAACAGATATTATGGAGCTATGTTGAAATTCATTATGGAAAGGCTTCTTTGATACTATTTCAGAATATAATTTGTTGCCAATACAGCAATATCACGTGTTACCTGTGTTGGCGAATTGCAATCGCAATTGGTAAGTCCGACCACATAAATGTCTTTTTCCGGAATGTAAACTCCCATTGATTTAAAGCCGAAAATGCTGCCTCCGTGTTCGCGACTGGAATATCCGTTAATTTCTTTCATGTGCCAGCCGTAGCCATAATTTATCTTTTCACCGTCATTCAATGTGTAATTGGTAAACATTTCTTTTTTTGTTTTTTCGCTAACCAGCAGGTTTTTATCGAGCGCATTTTGCCACTCCAGCAAATCATCGGCGGTTGACATTAAAGCACCCGAAGAATAGATTACATTAAAGCTGATATTCCTTTTGTTAACTATTTTTTCACCGGATTGCTGATGACCGTAAGCCCTGTTTTTGATTACTTCCCGGTCGCTGGCATAACGCGAATCGCTCATGCCAATTTTTTGAAAGATGTTCTTTTCAATAAAATCTTCATACGTCATGCCTGAAATCTGCTCAATGATATATCCCAAAAGTACATAACCCGAATTATTGTATTGAAACTTCTCTCCGGGAGTAAAATCCATCGGTTCGTCTTTAAAAAAATCGACCAGTTCTTTGGGAGACAAATCTTTTTTGGCAATGCTCATAATCGATTTCATACTCGTAAAATCTTTAATACCCGAAGTATGTGTCAGCAAATGATGAATCGTTATTTTCTCCCCGTTAGTTGGATAATCGGGAAGATACTTTGTAATTTTTTCGCTTACGTTTAGTTTTCCCTCTTCCACAAGCATCATAATAGCGACTGCAGTAAATTGTTTGGTCATGGAACCAATTTGAAATACAGCCTCTGTATTCATATCTACATTCAGTTCGATATTGGCTTTACCAAAAGCCTTTCGGTAAACCGATTTTCCATCTTTCGCAACAATAAAAACAGCTCCAGGCTCATCGGGTTGAAATTTGTTTTGGAGCAAACTATCCACTCTTTTCTCAAAAGTTTGAGCGTTTATATTTAGAGATGCAAGTAAAGATGGACTCAGGAAAAGTACAATGGTAAAAATTCTAAATAATATTGATTTCATAATTTAAAAATTGCTTTTACGTACGACAAGAATTTTTTCACGCGGTTACAGATAATCCTTGAAAATTGTTCTTTATCGCTTTTATCAACAAAAACAAACAAAACGATAATTCTGAAAATACTGCTACTGTCATCACCAGCATTTCGCTTATTGATGCGAATTCAGGAAACAGGAAATTAACAACACAATCGACTAAATAACTCACTCCGGCGGCAAGCACTAACACTCCCAACCATTTTGGAAAATATTCGGCTTTGAAAATCAGCGTTCCGAGAATAACGCAACTGATCCCGAAAAATACGCCGCTAATCAGGTATCCATAAGAATGGGCATTTAGGAATAACATCGAAAGCGAATTAAGCTGTTCCTGATTAAAACTATTGAGATAATCGCCGTCACCTAAAAGTAGAAGTGGCAAATAGAAATTCAGCAGGTTGAGTCCAATTACTGTGGCTTGTGCCAGCCTGAAAAAAGCGGCCAGCATGGAAAGTCCCTGGTTGACCGATTTCAAAAGCAGGTAAAATAACAGGGCGACACCTACATCGCTCATTACCATTACCAAATCGCTTATAAAACCGATTCGGAATAAAAAGGAATTATTGGCAATATTTTCGGCAGTTGCAGCGGCGTCGCCCGGGACAATCATTCCCGAGCGAACAAACAGTTCACTAAACAAGCCCGATATTATAATTATCAGGTACAACACCCCGGCTGTGCGGGCGTTGGTTTTCATTAACTGAACTGATTCAATTGTTTTCATGACTTTAAATTTTATGGTTTACTCTGAAATAATAACTGTGTCGCGACTCACGGTATAAGCGCCAAAATAGCCCAATGCGTCGTTTGAAAGGTTCGTAATTGGATTTGATGGATTTGCATTTCCAATCATTCCACTTTCAAAAAGAGAGGACAGTGTTCGGTAATAATCATAAGTTGATTCGGCTAAAGTTTGTAATTCAACAATTACGGTATCCTGTTCAAAAAACTGTTCGTCGTCCCAACGCATCGAAATTTCGTTACCATCTACAAAAGCATCATCGTAAACGTACAGGATATCATCCGGCTCCGATTGCTGCTCAATCCTCGAAACGATTAACCGGTAATAATTCTCAATGCCTTCAGGATCGTTTAAGTGACAGTTAACCAGGTAACCGCCGGAAAATTCCATGTAATCCGGGGTTGGTTCGATGGAGATTGAATCTATGGCAACTTTGTAAGGCATTTCAACTGTTCCTGTATAAATTTCGCCGTCAACTTCAACTTCCAGGGTATATTCCCTTCCTTCAATTCCCATTTGGTATTCTGTATAAGTGCCCGGATTGGTTTCTTCAAGCTGTACCAAATTCCCGGCATTTTCTGTTACGGTAACAACCGCATTGGAAACCGGCGGGTAAATTCCCGGTTCGAAGTAATCTGTCGATTTGGAAATTTTAACAACGACAGAGTCGTTAATTACTGCGTCGATAACCAATTTGGGTTCAACGGAATCAAGGTCAATGTCAATTACATCCTGACAGGCAGTGAACAGGATTGCTAAACTGAAAATAAATGTGAGTATTTTAATTGTTTTCATGTCTTTAAAATTTAAAATTGTAAGTAACTGAAGGAATCATTTGAAACAGTGCCAAACGCACGGCTTCGGTTTGTGTCGGGTTATTTTCATTTTCCCGGAAAGTGATGGAAAAAGCATTGCGTCTTCCGTAGGCATTGTAAACGGAAAAATTCCAACTCGATTCAAAACGTTTTTTCTTTTTGGGCGTGTAAGTTGCACCAATATCCAGCCGGTGATAATCCGGCATTCGGTAGCCGTTTCGTTTGGTGTAAACAGGCACCGTAAATCCATCAACCGAGTATTTGCCACTTGGAAATGTTACGGCATTTCCGGTGTTATAAACCCAATTGGCTGACAAATTCCATTTTTCATTCAACTGATACATTCCAACAACCGACACATCGTGTGTCCGATCCTGTTTTGCAGGAAACCAGTCTCCGTTGTCAATTTCATCCATTGATTTTTCGGTTCGCGAAAGCGTGTAACCAATCCAGCCGGTTAGTTTCCCTGTACGTTTTTTTAAGTACAATTCCACACCATAAGCGCGTCCTTCCCCAAAAACCAGTTGCGACTCCACATTTTTATTTAGCAGAATTTCTGCTCCGTTCTGATAATCAATCTGGTTTTTCAGGCTTTTGTAGTACACTTCCACCGATGTTTCAAACATGTTCTTTTTGAAATTACGGAAGAAACCGGCAGCCAACTGATCAGCTACCTGCGGCTTTACATTTTTACTGCTGGGAATCCAGACATCGGTAGGCAGCGAAGCAGACGAATTCGACAACAGGTGCACATATTGGGCGTTTCTTGCATATGAAAATTTGATTGAATTTTGCTTATTCAGAATAAAATTGAATGTAGCCCGCGGTTCGAGCGTGCCGTATTTTTGAATAACATCGCCTTTTGAAAAAGCTTCTGTATTTGTAATTTCATCATCTGCGTTGTACGTGTAAACTGTATCAGGCCCAACCGCTATAAAACCGGAATACCGCAATCCGTAGCTTACGCTAAAATGGTCAGAAAGATTTAACTCGTGCGAAACATACGCAGCTCCTTCCCAGGCTTGTTTTTTACCCATAAAAATGGAATTGAAAAGATCATCTTTTTCTGCATTAATTTTTCCCGGACTGTACGTATGATAGATAGCATTAAAACCAAATTTCAGCGTATTCTTTGAATTGATGTAGTATTGAAAATCTTCCTTCCAGTTGAAATCCTGAATTCCGGATTTAATATAAATCATGTTGTTCGAGAAGTTGTAGCCAAATCCGTAATCATAATTGCTGTAAATCAGCGAACTATTCAGAAATAATTTGTTATTAAACACATGATTCCATCTAAATGTGCCGGTTTTGTTTCCCCATTTCAAAGCAAAAAGTTCGTCGATATTAAATACATCGCGCCCCAAATACCCGGATAAATACACCCGGTTTTTGTCGTTTATTTTGTAATTGGCTTTAACATTTAAGTCGTAGAAATAGAGGTCGGTTTTTTTCTGTGTTTTGTTTTTTGAAAATATCAAAAACATGTCGGCGTAACTTCTGCGCCCGGAAATAATAAACGAACCTTTGTCTTTTACAATGGGCGATTCAAGGGTTAAGCGCGAAGATAATAATCCCAAACCACCGGAAGCCGCAAACTTTTTTGAGTTTCCGTCATTCATCTGAATATCAAGAATGGAAGACAAACGCCCACCGTAATTTGCAGGTGCATTTCCTTTGTATAACTCCAAATCTTTAATGGCATCGGAATTAAAAACGGAGAAAAATCCCATCAGGTGCGAAGCGCTGTAAACCGGTGCTTCATCAAGGACAATCAGATTTTGGTCAACACCTCCGCCGCGTACATAAAATCCGGAAGTTCCTTCAATGCCAGAACTTACGCCCGGTAAAAGCTGGATGGTTTTCAGGATATCCTGCTCGCCGAGAATAACGGGAATCATTTTTGTTTCTTTAGGAGAAAGTTTCGTAACTCCCATTACTGCTTTTCTGATATTCTTGTCTTCGGCTTCACTGCGAATTACAATTTCATCCATTTCAGTGGATGCGGGCTGCAATTCGATGTCTTTTGTATTGTCAGCCAAAAGTTCTGTTGGTAGCAAAATGTTTTCATAACCGATGTATGAATACCGTACCGTATAAGCTCCTTTCGGCAGTGTCAACGAATAAAATCCATAGGCATTGGTTGCTGTTCCGGTTTCCAGTTCCTCAACATAAATGGTTGAACCAATTAGACCTTCGCCAGTTTCGGCGCTCTTTACATAACCGCTTATGGTTACGTTATCATCAGCAAAAACTGATGTAGCGGATATGAATATTGTAATCAGGCTTAATAATAATCTGTTTTTCATCTTGTTTAATTAAATATTGTTTGGAATCAAAATTAGAGATACAAGTGTTTGAGGGCGACGTTTTTAAGAAAGCCGGACGTTCGGATTCCCAAAGTCGGACTTTATTGTTTTCTGTTTAACTGAAATGAATTAAAAAAGTACTTGTTTTTTGTTTCTGTTTTCTTAATAACCTATTCTGATATTTTCATTTTAGCTTTGAAGCTTTAACTCGTTTACTGATTTATACATTGTTTTGGGCTTCCCTCCACGAATAATCAACCAAAAGGCAAAACCAATTTCACCAAAAGCCATGGGTAAACTCAACACTGTTTCAACCGTTTTTATTTGGTTGTCAAATTGGGGAAGAAAGATTTTTACGCTGTGAATAACCACGTATGATACTGCGGT
This genomic interval carries:
- a CDS encoding response regulator transcription factor, whose product is MKKILIVDDKPSISRLIVQFLSKTFEVTTKEDGLQALSWLQEGNIPDLIITDLQMPNLDGFELISRVKESGFFRDIPIVVLSSKDSSTDRIKCLKMGAEDYLVKPFNPEELQIRIERILER
- a CDS encoding ElyC/SanA/YdcF family protein, producing MSKSKPVYGDYLVLDGSMSDYSVKRAIEYFNTNNYKLIFTTGGKLSVGYYLEEKKTLAELTRATFLELEFDSTKVIAIPGGNVLRNRTYTSGLTLKSYFEDQNIKKAKVDVVSTGCHSRRSMLLFQKALGDNFKVGVYAIEDNSYELKKWWKTSKGARTVISETIAFFYSKFFFYPNENQNQT
- the hxpB gene encoding hexitol phosphatase HxpB, with amino-acid sequence MIQKTKDKIEAFIFDMDGVIIDSEEIWKRAEKEVFSSIGVKLSEELCSVTQSMTTTEVTNFWYSKYPWKHKTLDEVENGVVERVAHFIKNEGQAISGIEKFIKVLNSRGYKIGLATNSPSVLIPVVLEKLALTEYFDATSSAEHELEGKPHPFVYLTTAEKLNVKPENCVAIEDSFSGLLAAKKAGMKTIAIFDSPNSKVENKIADYYISCYNQFDFSKLNLEE
- a CDS encoding alpha/beta fold hydrolase, giving the protein MEDWILENSFDFEGREVRWGVQGQGKAIIIVHGTPWSSFNLRHLIKGLSDEYKVYYFDLLGYGQSDKSENDVSLGIQNKVLAALIDFWKLEHPIAIGHDFGGTTVLRAHLVDNKSFEKLVVIDPVAISPWGSPFFNQVNEHKEVFSELPDYIHEAIVEAYIKTAAYKELNKETIEGIIKPWKGEKGKAAFYRQIAQANSKYTDEIQDKYRTINTPTLILWGKDDQWIPAEKGVELNKMIAGSQLKTIPNSGHLLIEERHEELIAEMKRFIKMR
- a CDS encoding ketopantoate reductase family protein, which translates into the protein MRKDKIYIVGAGAIGKALAVFLQHESKDVVLVRGSVDNKPAEKKVITVTNQENQIFQQKITTTTFCNLKEISGIVLITAKAFANTEIAQRLKNKGSNFSVVLLQNGLNIEKPFATFENVFRCVLFSTSQLTSDNTISFKMVTDSPLGNMRGKNSNQNAIVNQISTSYFGFKSEPDILNMVWEKVIINCAFNSICPLLETDNGIFHRNREATKLAKTIIAECIDVANKCGITLGQKKIEEKLLLISRRADGQLISTYEDIRNNRRTEIESLNLEISRLADKMGMPELVPNTRLLGEMIQLKSTIGMADINH
- a CDS encoding serine hydrolase domain-containing protein, translating into MKSILFRIFTIVLFLSPSLLASLNINAQTFEKRVDSLLQNKFQPDEPGAVFIVAKDGKSVYRKAFGKANIELNVDMNTEAVFQIGSMTKQFTAVAIMMLVEEGKLNVSEKITKYLPDYPTNGEKITIHHLLTHTSGIKDFTSMKSIMSIAKKDLSPKELVDFFKDEPMDFTPGEKFQYNNSGYVLLGYIIEQISGMTYEDFIEKNIFQKIGMSDSRYASDREVIKNRAYGHQQSGEKIVNKRNISFNVIYSSGALMSTADDLLEWQNALDKNLLVSEKTKKEMFTNYTLNDGEKINYGYGWHMKEINGYSSREHGGSIFGFKSMGVYIPEKDIYVVGLTNCDCNSPTQVTRDIAVLATNYILK
- a CDS encoding DUF4386 domain-containing protein, whose protein sequence is MKTIESVQLMKTNARTAGVLYLIIIISGLFSELFVRSGMIVPGDAAATAENIANNSFLFRIGFISDLVMVMSDVGVALLFYLLLKSVNQGLSMLAAFFRLAQATVIGLNLLNFYLPLLLLGDGDYLNSFNQEQLNSLSMLFLNAHSYGYLISGVFFGISCVILGTLIFKAEYFPKWLGVLVLAAGVSYLVDCVVNFLFPEFASISEMLVMTVAVFSELSFCLFLLIKAIKNNFQGLSVTA
- a CDS encoding DUF4249 domain-containing protein, with product MKTIKILTFIFSLAILFTACQDVIDIDLDSVEPKLVIDAVINDSVVVKISKSTDYFEPGIYPPVSNAVVTVTENAGNLVQLEETNPGTYTEYQMGIEGREYTLEVEVDGEIYTGTVEMPYKVAIDSISIEPTPDYMEFSGGYLVNCHLNDPEGIENYYRLIVSRIEQQSEPDDILYVYDDAFVDGNEISMRWDDEQFFEQDTVIVELQTLAESTYDYYRTLSSLFESGMIGNANPSNPITNLSNDALGYFGAYTVSRDTVIISE
- a CDS encoding TonB-dependent receptor, whose amino-acid sequence is MKNRLLLSLITIFISATSVFADDNVTISGYVKSAETGEGLIGSTIYVEELETGTATNAYGFYSLTLPKGAYTVRYSYIGYENILLPTELLADNTKDIELQPASTEMDEIVIRSEAEDKNIRKAVMGVTKLSPKETKMIPVILGEQDILKTIQLLPGVSSGIEGTSGFYVRGGGVDQNLIVLDEAPVYSASHLMGFFSVFNSDAIKDLELYKGNAPANYGGRLSSILDIQMNDGNSKKFAASGGLGLLSSRLTLESPIVKDKGSFIISGRRSYADMFLIFSKNKTQKKTDLYFYDLNVKANYKINDKNRVYLSGYLGRDVFNIDELFALKWGNKTGTFRWNHVFNNKLFLNSSLIYSNYDYGFGYNFSNNMIYIKSGIQDFNWKEDFQYYINSKNTLKFGFNAIYHTYSPGKINAEKDDLFNSIFMGKKQAWEGAAYVSHELNLSDHFSVSYGLRYSGFIAVGPDTVYTYNADDEITNTEAFSKGDVIQKYGTLEPRATFNFILNKQNSIKFSYARNAQYVHLLSNSSASLPTDVWIPSSKNVKPQVADQLAAGFFRNFKKNMFETSVEVYYKSLKNQIDYQNGAEILLNKNVESQLVFGEGRAYGVELYLKKRTGKLTGWIGYTLSRTEKSMDEIDNGDWFPAKQDRTHDVSVVGMYQLNEKWNLSANWVYNTGNAVTFPSGKYSVDGFTVPVYTKRNGYRMPDYHRLDIGATYTPKKKKRFESSWNFSVYNAYGRRNAFSITFRENENNPTQTEAVRLALFQMIPSVTYNFKF